From Sphingomonas sp. PAMC26645:
GATTTCGGGGCCAGCATGGAGCGCCGCTTCCGCACGCTCGACCGCAACGGCGACGATCGGGTCACCAAGGACGAACTCCCCTCGCCGAATGCCCGCATCAAGGCATTCGACCGCAATAAGGACGGCGTCATCACCGCGATCGAGTGGAGCGAAGGTACGCTCGCCTGGTTCGACAGGATGGACCTGAACCACGACGGCACGGTGACGTCGGAAGAGCGTGCGGAGTCGCGTAAGCGCTGATCGCTGCAACAATCTGTCGCTCCAAGGTCTGTTGAAGCGACTATTTAAGCGACTCGCCTAGCGTACAAGGTTGACCTGATCCCTGCCGCAGCGCAGCAGGGCATTATGGCAAGCCTCCCCGCAATCGCGAACAATTCCGACATCCGGTTCCTCGGCAAACTGCTCGGCGACGTCATCCGCGCCTATGGCGGCGAGCGTCTGTTCGAAGCCACCGAGACGATCCGCAAGGCATCGGTCGAGCGCCACCGCGACGTTTCCGAAGGCAAGGCCGCCGACAACACTGCCGTCGACCTCAGCCTCGAAAAACTGAGCCTCGACGAGACGCTCGATTTCGTCCGCGGCTTCATGCTGTTCTCGATG
This genomic window contains:
- a CDS encoding EF-hand domain-containing protein; protein product: MQVKLVAALAATGILVSACGDKDEQRAQADANAVGFVPPSVTSRLDFGASMERRFRTLDRNGDDRVTKDELPSPNARIKAFDRNKDGVITAIEWSEGTLAWFDRMDLNHDGTVTSEERAESRKR